Within the Planctomycetota bacterium genome, the region GTGAACTTTGACGCGACCGAGGCGGAGAACGGCGCGGATGCGTTGGCAGTCTTGCGGCGCGGTGCGCCGCCGGATCTGATTTTCCTCGACCTCGAAATGCCGCGGATGGACGGGCTGGAGACGCTCGAGCGGATCAAGTCCGACCCGCGTTTGCATCATGTTCCGGTCGTGATGATGACCGGCGTCGACGATGCCGAGCGGATCAATGCCGCCGCGGAGCTCGGTGCCAACAGCTATACCGTCAAGCCCAGCGATGGGGCGACGTTTATCGACATGGTCCGCCAGTCCGTGGGGTACTGGCTACAAGTTCACCGTCGGCCGGCCAGGACCGGCACTGACGGCTGAGCAGGCGTTTGTCTTGCTCGTGATTCGATCGGACTTTGTATCGGAGATCCCACCCCGTGCCCACTGCACCTGAACAACCCGACCGGCTCGCCAGGCTCCTGGTCATCGAGGATGATCCGGACCAGCTGGAGCTGATGACCGAGACGCTCGAGGACAGTCTCGGCGAGGGCTGCGTCATCAGCGCGGTTTGCCGCAAGGACGCGCTCGGACATGATTTCCAGGCCTTCGACCTGATCCTCACCGACTACAACCTGCCCGACGGGACCGGGCTGGAGATGCTCGCCGATATCCGCGCGACCTGCTCGACGCCCGTCATCATGGTCACCGGCGAGAATGCCGTCGACATCGCCACCAGCGCGATCCGCAACGGTGCGACCGACTACGTTGTCAAGACGCCCGACTACATCGACACCGTCCCGCTCGTCGTGCAGAAAAGCCTCGCGATGACGCAGATGTTGCGTGAGCGCGAAACCGTTCACCGGCAGGCGTTGTCGCAGTTGCAAAGCGACGTCCAGCGTGCCGAGCAGGAGGCCGCGACCGATCCGTTGACCGGGTTGTACAACCGCCGGAACTTCGAAAAACACCTCAACCAACTCTTCGCCGAGTGCCAGCGTTATCCGAGCAATCTCAGCGCGGTGATGCTCGACCTCGACCACTTCAAATCGATCAACGACACGCTCGGCCATCAGGTCGGCGACGACATGATCGTGCTGGCCGGCAAGACGATCGCCGAGGTGCTGCGAACCATGGATGTCGCGAGTCGGTACGGCGGCGACGAGTTCGTTCTCTTGTTCCCGAAGGCCGACGCACAGACGACGGCGGGGATCATGCAGCGGTTGCGTAACTCGTTCTGGAACCGCAGCGGCCAAGCCTTGGCCCGCGAGGTGGGCCTGACGATGAGCATCGGCATCGCCGACGTGGCGGGCAGCGGGGTGTCGACACCCGAGGCGCTGATCGCCGCGGCGGATGAGGCGCTGTACCGCGCCAAGGCGGCCGGCCGTGATTGCATCGCCGGGCCAGACTTCACCATGCCCCGTGCCGACGCGGCGTAGTTAAGGCAATCCAATCACAGCAGGGCGGCGAGATCGCTGGGTGCGAAGGTCACGCGATTCCGGCCGGTGGTCAGCACGTTTCTCGTCCGCAGCTCGCCGAGGCACAGGCTAACCGATTCACGCGCGACGCCGATCGCCTGTGCGATCTGGTGGTGCGTGACGCGTAGTTCGATCGTGCCGTCGGAGAACGCGGTGGCGGCAGACGTTTTGCTCAGCGTGAGCAGCTTGCGAACGAGCCGGCGGTGACAGTCGTCGAACATCAAGCTCGTGGCTTCGGTACAGGCGTCTTCGAGCTTGGCCGCGAGGTCGCGGGTAAACGCAAGCAACGCCGCCGGCTCATCGGCCA harbors:
- a CDS encoding response regulator, with translation MSRKTVEFGKPPVRIMLIDDDPDCRMLVRDALDETGVNFDATEAENGADALAVLRRGAPPDLIFLDLEMPRMDGLETLERIKSDPRLHHVPVVMMTGVDDAERINAAAELGANSYTVKPSDGATFIDMVRQSVGYWLQVHRRPARTGTDG
- a CDS encoding diguanylate cyclase, which translates into the protein MPTAPEQPDRLARLLVIEDDPDQLELMTETLEDSLGEGCVISAVCRKDALGHDFQAFDLILTDYNLPDGTGLEMLADIRATCSTPVIMVTGENAVDIATSAIRNGATDYVVKTPDYIDTVPLVVQKSLAMTQMLRERETVHRQALSQLQSDVQRAEQEAATDPLTGLYNRRNFEKHLNQLFAECQRYPSNLSAVMLDLDHFKSINDTLGHQVGDDMIVLAGKTIAEVLRTMDVASRYGGDEFVLLFPKADAQTTAGIMQRLRNSFWNRSGQALAREVGLTMSIGIADVAGSGVSTPEALIAAADEALYRAKAAGRDCIAGPDFTMPRADAA